In Pseudomonas sp. R76, one genomic interval encodes:
- a CDS encoding nuclear transport factor 2 family protein, whose product MPNVKVLIGFLCLFTGYVAAAPAPAEKDVAQAVDQLTQAMLHLDLKQLHALTSDKLTYGHSSGKVQNKAQFIADLETHTSAFKTLEMQNQTITLDGDTALVRNHFHALAVNSGVDTPTDIDNFQVWQKQKGKWLLIGRQAYKY is encoded by the coding sequence ATGCCAAACGTCAAAGTGCTGATCGGTTTTCTGTGCCTGTTCACCGGCTACGTCGCAGCTGCGCCTGCCCCTGCCGAGAAGGATGTGGCCCAAGCGGTCGACCAACTGACCCAAGCCATGCTGCACCTGGACCTCAAGCAGCTTCACGCCTTGACCTCCGACAAACTCACCTACGGCCACTCCAGCGGCAAGGTGCAGAACAAAGCGCAATTCATCGCGGACCTTGAAACCCACACCAGCGCCTTCAAAACCCTCGAAATGCAGAACCAGACCATCACCCTCGACGGCGACACCGCCCTGGTGCGCAACCACTTTCACGCGCTGGCGGTGAACAGCGGCGTCGACACGCCAACCGACATCGACAACTTCCAGGTCTGGCAGAAGCAAAAAGGCAAATGGCTGCTGATCGGGCGTCAGGCTTACAAATACTGA
- a CDS encoding RidA family protein, producing the protein MTRDEKYQAAQQRIGYQLDEFKVGGNYTPLVRDGDHLYISGQIPRVGDTIVLPGKVGDSLTLAQAQIAAGISALRCLGLLKQALGSLDQIKAIPRITVYVRSAEDFDQQSEVANGASDLLHEILGSAGVHTRTSVGVMQLPKSAAVEVDMIAVAHG; encoded by the coding sequence ATGACCCGCGATGAAAAATACCAGGCCGCGCAACAGCGCATCGGCTATCAACTGGACGAATTCAAAGTCGGCGGCAATTACACGCCGCTGGTTCGCGATGGCGACCACCTGTACATCAGCGGCCAGATTCCGCGTGTGGGCGACACGATTGTGCTGCCGGGCAAAGTCGGCGACAGCCTGACCCTGGCCCAGGCGCAAATCGCCGCGGGTATCAGCGCGCTGCGTTGCCTGGGTTTGCTCAAGCAGGCGCTGGGTTCGTTGGACCAGATCAAGGCAATCCCGCGCATCACCGTGTATGTGCGCAGTGCTGAGGATTTTGACCAGCAGAGCGAAGTGGCCAACGGCGCCTCGGACCTGCTGCACGAGATCCTCGGCAGCGCCGGGGTGCATACGCGGACCTCGGTGGGGGTGATGCAGTTGCCGAAGTCGGCAGCGGTCGAGGTCGACATGATTGCTGTGGCCCACGGCTGA
- a CDS encoding helix-turn-helix domain-containing protein: MDTPSTAGQHLRQLRRHAKLSQLDLALITGVSQRHLSCLETGRAKPSPRTLHKLLTALEAPLERLLARLPIPSSTELPDAMPPLVLTRIRSTRGELSFLSTFTTFGMPQDITLTSLRIEHLIPADAPTWQVMRAAYADYAALVL; this comes from the coding sequence ATGGACACCCCTTCAACTGCCGGCCAGCACCTGCGCCAATTGCGTCGACACGCCAAGCTCAGCCAGCTGGACCTGGCATTGATAACCGGTGTTTCCCAGCGCCACCTCAGTTGCCTCGAAACTGGCCGCGCCAAGCCGAGCCCGCGCACCTTGCATAAATTACTGACGGCGCTGGAAGCGCCGCTGGAGCGGTTACTGGCTCGCTTACCGATACCGAGCAGCACCGAACTGCCCGATGCAATGCCGCCACTGGTGCTGACGCGCATCCGCTCTACGCGCGGTGAGCTGAGTTTCCTGTCGACCTTCACCACCTTCGGCATGCCCCAGGACATCACCCTCACCTCGCTGCGCATCGAGCATCTGATTCCTGCTGACGCGCCCACGTGGCAAGTGATGCGCGCCGCCTATGCGGATTATGCCGCGCTGGTTTTGTGA
- a CDS encoding amidase, with the protein MMQVTEVSIAQLRAALESGQTTAVELVQAYLARIEAYDGPQTATALNAVVVRNPHALEEAQASDARRAKGETLGPLDGIPYTAKDSYLVKGLTAASGSPAFAKLVAQRDAFTIERLRAGGAICLGKTNMPPMANGGMQRGVYGRAESPYNADYLTAPFASGSSNGAGTATAASFAAFGLAEETWSSGRGPASNNGLCAYTPSRGVISVRGNWPLTPTMDVVVPYARTMADLLEVLDVVVAEDPNPRGDLWRLQPWVPIPSVASVRPASYAELAVNSAALAGKRFGVPRMYINADPEAGTSEKPGIGGPTGQKINTRASVIDLWHAARQALEAAGAEVIEVDFPLVSNCEGDRPGAPTVFTRGLVSKEFLHDELWELSAWAFDDFLRANDDPALNRLADVDGPKIFPHDPGTLPNREDDLAAGMDEYVRMAERGITPWNEISTVPDGLRGLEQTRRIDLEDWMDTLGLDAVLFPTVADVGPADADVNEASADIAWSNGVWVANGNLAIRHLGVPTVTVPMGVMADIGMPVGLTFAGRAYDDSALLRFAAAYEATGSKRLIPPRTPPLAAG; encoded by the coding sequence CTGATGCAAGTTACCGAAGTCTCCATTGCCCAACTGCGCGCGGCGCTTGAAAGTGGCCAGACCACTGCCGTAGAACTGGTCCAGGCTTACCTGGCGCGTATCGAGGCCTATGACGGGCCGCAGACCGCGACCGCGCTGAACGCCGTGGTGGTGCGCAACCCGCACGCCCTTGAAGAAGCCCAGGCCTCCGATGCGCGCCGGGCCAAGGGCGAAACCTTGGGGCCATTGGACGGCATTCCTTACACCGCCAAAGACAGTTACCTGGTCAAGGGCCTGACGGCTGCATCCGGCAGCCCGGCCTTTGCCAAGCTGGTCGCGCAGCGCGATGCCTTCACCATTGAACGCTTGCGCGCGGGCGGTGCCATTTGCCTGGGCAAGACCAACATGCCGCCGATGGCTAACGGCGGGATGCAGCGCGGCGTGTATGGCCGCGCAGAAAGCCCGTATAACGCCGACTACCTCACCGCACCGTTCGCCTCGGGCTCGTCCAACGGTGCGGGCACGGCCACGGCGGCCAGCTTCGCCGCCTTTGGCCTGGCCGAAGAAACCTGGTCGAGCGGGCGCGGCCCGGCATCCAACAACGGCTTGTGCGCCTACACGCCATCGCGCGGGGTGATTTCGGTGCGCGGCAACTGGCCGTTGACGCCGACCATGGACGTGGTGGTGCCCTATGCGCGCACCATGGCCGACTTGCTCGAAGTACTTGATGTGGTGGTCGCTGAAGACCCCAACCCGCGCGGCGACCTGTGGCGCCTGCAGCCGTGGGTGCCGATCCCGAGCGTGGCCTCGGTGCGCCCGGCGTCCTACGCTGAATTGGCGGTCAACAGTGCAGCCCTCGCCGGCAAACGCTTCGGCGTACCGCGCATGTACATCAATGCCGACCCCGAGGCCGGCACCAGCGAAAAACCCGGGATCGGTGGGCCGACCGGGCAAAAAATCAACACCCGCGCCAGCGTGATCGACCTGTGGCACGCCGCGCGCCAAGCGCTGGAAGCGGCTGGCGCCGAAGTGATCGAGGTGGACTTCCCACTGGTCTCCAACTGCGAAGGCGACCGCCCTGGCGCGCCGACGGTATTTACCCGTGGCTTGGTCTCCAAGGAATTTTTGCACGACGAGTTGTGGGAACTGTCGGCCTGGGCATTCGATGATTTCCTGCGCGCCAATGACGACCCGGCGCTTAACCGCCTGGCGGATGTCGACGGGCCGAAAATCTTCCCGCACGACCCCGGCACCCTGCCCAACCGTGAAGACGACCTCGCCGCCGGCATGGACGAATACGTGCGCATGGCCGAGCGCGGCATTACGCCGTGGAACGAAATCAGCACCGTGCCGGACGGCCTGCGCGGCCTGGAGCAAACCCGGCGCATCGACCTGGAAGACTGGATGGACACGCTGGGGCTGGATGCGGTGCTGTTCCCGACCGTGGCCGATGTGGGGCCGGCCGATGCCGATGTCAACGAAGCGTCCGCCGATATTGCCTGGAGCAACGGCGTCTGGGTGGCCAACGGCAACCTCGCGATTCGCCACCTGGGCGTGCCCACCGTCACCGTGCCGATGGGCGTGATGGCCGACATCGGCATGCCGGTGGGGCTGACCTTCGCCGGGCGTGCTTATGACGACTCAGCGCTGCTGCGCTTTGCCGCGGCATATGAAGCCACCGGCAGCAAACGCCTGATCCCGCCACGTACGCCGCCGTTGGCAGCAGGCTAA
- a CDS encoding aminotransferase-like domain-containing protein, whose protein sequence is MPRARYKSLVDTFAENIRSGTLAPGTRLPTHRQLAADHGLALVTASRVYTELEAMGLVSGETGRGTFVREIALPPGQGSGQMTIGTGMLDLNFNYPSLPGQADLLRTALRQLALSGDLEALLRYQPHAGRLHERAAVARHVLSRGLAVEAEQVLVVSGAQHGLAVTMMAMLKPGDVVAVDALTYSGFKVLAETLHLEIVAIPVSASGPDLDALQRLCSKRPVRAVYSIPTLHNPLGWVMSLAQREQLVGVARQHNLMIIEDAAYAFLAADAPPPLATLAPERTVYVGGFSKSVATGLRVGFLAAPAAWVKKLERTIMATTWNVPGVMSALAVAWIEDGTVAHLEAQKRQDAQARQALAAQVLDGVNYISHPSSYFLWLPLGEDVRADQVAMALQREGISVSTAEPFAVSATVPHALRLALGSVDMQALREALVKVREVVRW, encoded by the coding sequence ATGCCGCGCGCCCGCTACAAGTCGCTGGTCGACACCTTCGCCGAGAACATCCGCAGCGGCACACTGGCGCCCGGCACACGCCTGCCGACCCATCGACAATTGGCCGCCGACCACGGCCTGGCGTTGGTCACCGCCAGCCGCGTGTACACCGAGCTTGAAGCCATGGGCCTGGTCAGCGGTGAAACCGGGCGCGGCACCTTCGTGCGTGAGATCGCGTTACCGCCGGGGCAGGGCAGTGGGCAGATGACCATCGGCACCGGCATGCTCGACCTCAATTTCAACTACCCGTCGCTGCCGGGCCAGGCCGACCTGTTGCGCACGGCCTTGCGCCAACTGGCGCTGTCGGGCGACCTGGAAGCGCTGCTGCGCTATCAGCCCCATGCCGGGCGCCTGCACGAGCGCGCGGCGGTGGCGCGGCACGTGTTGAGCCGAGGGCTGGCGGTCGAGGCCGAGCAGGTGCTGGTGGTCAGCGGCGCCCAACACGGCTTGGCCGTAACGATGATGGCAATGCTCAAGCCTGGCGACGTGGTTGCTGTTGATGCGCTGACCTATTCAGGCTTCAAGGTGCTGGCCGAAACCCTGCACTTGGAAATCGTCGCGATACCGGTCAGCGCCAGCGGGCCGGACCTGGACGCACTGCAACGCCTGTGCAGCAAGCGCCCGGTGCGCGCGGTGTACAGCATTCCGACGCTGCACAACCCGTTGGGCTGGGTGATGAGCCTGGCGCAGCGCGAGCAACTGGTCGGGGTTGCCCGTCAGCACAACCTGATGATCATCGAGGATGCGGCCTACGCGTTTCTGGCCGCAGACGCGCCGCCGCCACTGGCGACTTTGGCGCCGGAGCGCACGGTGTACGTCGGCGGGTTTTCCAAAAGCGTTGCTACCGGTTTACGCGTTGGGTTTCTTGCGGCGCCGGCGGCGTGGGTAAAGAAGCTGGAGCGCACCATCATGGCCACCACCTGGAACGTGCCGGGGGTGATGAGCGCACTGGCCGTGGCCTGGATCGAAGACGGCACCGTCGCCCACTTGGAAGCGCAAAAGCGCCAGGACGCCCAGGCGCGACAAGCCCTGGCGGCGCAGGTGTTGGACGGCGTGAATTACATCAGCCATCCCTCGTCGTATTTTCTATGGTTGCCGCTGGGGGAAGATGTGCGGGCTGATCAGGTGGCCATGGCCTTGCAGCGGGAGGGTATTTCGGTGTCCACCGCCGAGCCGTTTGCCGTCTCGGCAACCGTGCCGCACGCGCTACGTTTGGCCTTGGGCTCGGTGGACATGCAGGCGTTGCGCGAAGCGCTGGTGAAGGTGCGCGAGGTGGTGCGCTGGTGA
- a CDS encoding DUF6434 domain-containing protein, with protein MDFDWHSDAITRATPVTPHYKNTQNVRRFMLEHCGPAFKFDRPFMAWIRNDIPKTLGDVVDEWQRRHEESRP; from the coding sequence ATGGATTTTGACTGGCACAGCGACGCCATCACTCGCGCCACTCCCGTGACCCCACACTACAAAAATACCCAGAACGTACGCCGTTTCATGCTTGAACACTGTGGCCCAGCGTTCAAGTTCGACCGGCCATTCATGGCCTGGATTCGCAACGACATCCCCAAGACCCTGGGCGATGTGGTGGATGAATGGCAACGTCGACACGAGGAATCACGCCCATGA
- a CDS encoding CPBP family intramembrane glutamic endopeptidase, producing the protein MITQGLEVLIDYSAHVAPGLLLFGLWFTLTPRALGAMRILILLAAFVLMRDAMTPLGMWALSSDVQIAFSANAFVLAALGGLSVLLIMLLARLAPELWRLVRWSIGNPVVGLAVGLLVGCLIGVPLRVYQGIEASGIHGYWVWLPGMVVLAYGANALEEVLFRGFLQGYLEQQVTPLRAALISGVAFAACHAFLALSVTQLGWPVLLFTLIEGLACALVRMRYGVLPATLAHGTAILLIAVPYLT; encoded by the coding sequence ATGATCACCCAGGGCCTGGAGGTATTGATTGATTACAGCGCCCACGTGGCGCCGGGCCTGTTGCTGTTTGGCCTGTGGTTCACGCTAACGCCCAGGGCGTTGGGCGCGATGCGCATCCTGATCCTGCTGGCAGCCTTTGTATTGATGCGCGATGCGATGACGCCCTTGGGAATGTGGGCGCTCAGCAGCGACGTGCAGATCGCGTTCAGCGCCAATGCGTTTGTATTGGCGGCACTGGGCGGGCTCTCGGTGTTGCTGATCATGCTGCTGGCACGCCTGGCACCGGAGTTGTGGCGGCTGGTGCGCTGGTCTATCGGCAACCCGGTCGTTGGTCTGGCCGTCGGGCTTCTCGTGGGTTGTTTGATTGGCGTGCCGCTGCGGGTTTACCAAGGTATCGAGGCGTCCGGGATTCACGGTTATTGGGTGTGGCTGCCGGGCATGGTGGTCTTGGCCTACGGCGCCAATGCCTTGGAAGAGGTGTTGTTTCGCGGGTTCTTGCAGGGCTACCTGGAGCAACAGGTGACGCCATTGCGTGCGGCGTTGATCAGCGGCGTGGCGTTTGCGGCGTGCCATGCTTTCCTGGCGTTGAGCGTCACCCAGCTAGGCTGGCCGGTGTTGCTGTTCACCCTGATCGAAGGGCTGGCCTGCGCACTGGTGCGCATGCGCTATGGCGTGCTGCCGGCGACCCTGGCCCACGGCACCGCCATCCTGCTGATCGCCGTGCCCTACCTGACTTGA